The Tamandua tetradactyla isolate mTamTet1 chromosome 5, mTamTet1.pri, whole genome shotgun sequence genome window below encodes:
- the DPPA5 gene encoding developmental pluripotency-associated 5 protein — MGKLPERNYIPPWVKVPEDLKDPEVFQVQTRLLEAMFGPDGSRIPYIEEVSKAMVELKALESSDLTEVVVYGNYLYKLRTKWMLQSLAEWHRQRQERGIVRLEKAMNALKLDPWMQRS, encoded by the exons ATGGGGAAGCTCCCGGAACGGAATTACATCCCACCGTGGGTGAAAGTTCCCGAAGACTTGAAAGATCCCGAGGTGTTTCAAGTTCAGACGCGGCTGCTGGAAGCCATGTTTG GCCCAGATGGATCTCGAATCCCGTACATCGAGGAAGTGAGCAAGGCCATGGTCGAGCTGAAAGCTCTGGAATCCTCGGACCTCACCGAGGTTGTGGTTTACGGCAACTACTTGTACAAGCTCCGGACCAAGTGGATGCTCCAGTCCCTGGCCGAGTGGCACCGCCAGCGACAGGAGCGAG GGATAGTCAGACTTGAGAAAGCCATGAATGCTCTGAAACTAGACCCGTGGATGCAGCGAAGCTAA